Proteins encoded within one genomic window of Brassica rapa cultivar Chiifu-401-42 chromosome A09, CAAS_Brap_v3.01, whole genome shotgun sequence:
- the LOC103837106 gene encoding S-protein homolog 13-like — translation MFRKHQDSTINQHSRKHSKRLIQMARNQGLWFFVAAVVAVALLPAPTMAGRLELRNEIEGVVLRKAKLSMRCWSNEDDLGWDVIKPMESRLWKFTTMNMWPFQKTEFRCQFRSGFGTTNQEVVTVFSVKSGFRKECGFLGDECTWVAKRDGFYLRKAIRDKDDTKTFVDILKSKWVWKW, via the coding sequence ATGTTCCGTAAGCACCAAGACTCGACGATAAATCAACATTCAAGAAAACATAGCAAACGATTAATCCAAATGGCAAGAAACCAAGGCTTGTGGTTCTTCGTGGCGGCGGTTGTGGCCGTAGCATTGTTACCTGCACCGACAATGGCGGGTCGTCTAGAGCTAAGGAACGAGATCGAAGGGGTCGTTCTCCGGAAAGCGAAGCTGTCCATGCGGTGTTGGTCGAACGAGGACGACCTCGGGTGGGACGTGATAAAGCCAATGGAGTCACGGCTGTGGAAGTTCACGACAATGAACATGTGGCCGTTCCAGAAGACTGAGTTTCGGTGCCAGTTTCGAAGCGGGTTTGGAACAACGAACCAAGAAGTGGTGACCGTGTTCTCTGTCAAAAGCGGGTTTCGGAAGGAGTGCGGATTCTTAGGAGATGAGTGCACTTGGGTAGCGAAGAGAGATGGGTTCTATCTGAGGAAGGCCATAAGGGACAAGGATGATACTAAGACCTTTGTTGATATCCTCAAAAGCAAATGGGTTTGGAAATggtga